The genomic region CGACGACGACCGATCCCCGGGTCGTCCTTGCCGTCGCCGAGCTGGCGCGCGCCGCCGGCGCGGGCGAGGTCATCGTCGCCGAAGGGCGCAGCATCTCCACCGCCCGCTTCCGCTCCGACCACAACACCACGCGCGCCTGCGCCGAGGCCACCGGCATGGCCGCGGCGCTGCGGGCCGCGAAGATCCCGTTCGTCGCCCTCGAGGAGGATGACTTCGTCGAGATCGAAATCCCGGGGGCGGACCTGCTCCACCGCGCCCGCGTCCCCCGCACCATCGTCGAGGCGGAGGTGCTCATCAACCTGCCGGTGATGAAGGTGCACAGCCTGACCCTGGTCACCCTCGCGATCAAGAACCTGCACGGCATTATCTCCGATTTCGACAAGGCCTGCTCCCACCACTACCGCGATTACCACCTGCCGCGCAAGCTGGTGGACCTGTTGCTGGTCAAGCGCCCCGTCCTCAACCTCCTCGATGGGCTGCTGGCGCAGGAGAGCGACCACGCCAGCGCCGGCCGCCCGGTCGCCATGGGCGTCATCATGGCGAGCACCGATCCGGTCGCGCTCGACGCGGTTGCCGGTTACGCCATGGGCTTCGACCCGCTGGAGATTGACACCACGCGCATTGCCGCCGAGCGCGGGCTGGGTGTCGCCGACCTGAGTCGCTTACGCACCACCGGGCCGCCGCTGGACTCGGTGCGGCGCACCTTCGCGCGCCCCGACCTGGAGCTCTCGCCCGAGAAGTTCCCGGGCCTGACGGTGTGCGCCGGGGACTACTGCCGGGCGTGCCAGTACTACACGCGCCGGGGGCTGGAGGCGCTGGTGCGGAAGGACAAGTTGAGCCCGCAGCAGCCGCTGACGCTGGTGATCGGTCGGGGGGCGGAGCCGCCGGAGGACCTGCCGGGGCGAGTGGTGCTGGTGGGCGACTGCGCGTTGGAATCGCCGAGCGTAAAGCGCCTGCGCAATCGGCTCGTAATCGAGGGCCGGCTGCGGGCGATTTACGCGTGCCCGCCGATGGAGTTCCGCATCCGCGCGGAGGAACTGCTGTCATAGCCGCCGAATAAGCCCGCGCGCGACCGCCGCGGAGGAGGTGACGAATTGGAGAGCCGAGACGTAGTGCTGCGATCCCTGGCCTTTGACGGCGCGCCGCGTCTGCCGATGAGCCTGCCCGCGCCCTACCCGGACCATCTGATCCGCGCCAGAGCTGCCGCCGACCCCGACTGGCAGCCGCGTCGCACCTGGAATCTCGAACGCGGCGGGCGCTGGGAGGATGAATGGGGCAACGTGTGGGCGAGCCTGGACGCTCACTCCAAGGGCGAGGTAGTCGAGGGGGCGCTTGGTGACTGGAGCGATCTCGACAGCTACGTCATGCCCGCCTATGACAAGCCCGGGCGCTACGAGCAGGCGCGGCAGGTGTTCGCTGAGCACCCGCAGCGCTATCACCTCGGCGGGCTGCCGGGCTTCCCTTTCGCCATTATGCGCTACCTGCGGCGCATGGACATCTTCCTCGCCGACCTGCTGCTGCACCCGGAGCAGGTGCGCACGCTGGCAAACCGCGTCGTGGAACTGCTGGTCGCGTGCATGGACCGCTGGGCGCGCGTCGGCGCCGACGGCGTCATGTTCGCGGAGGACTGGGGGACCCAGGATCGGCTGCTGGTAAGCCCGGCGATGTGGCGCGAGATATTCAAGCCCGATTTCGCGCGCCTGTGCGCGGCGGCGCGGCAGCGCGGCCTGCACGTGTGGATGCACTCCTGCGGCTACATCTGGGACATCATCCCCGATCTCATCGAGTGCGGCATCGCCGTTGTGCAGCTTGATCAGCCGGGGTTGTTCGGCGTCGAGCGGCTGGCGACGCACTTCGGGGGGCGAGTCAACCTCTGGTGCCCGGTGGACATCCAGCGGGTGCTGCCGACGGGGAATCGCGGCCTGATCGAATCCTTCGCCCGGCAACTGGTGGAGCAACTGGGGCGCTTCGGGCAGGACCGCGGCTACGCCGGGTTCATCGCCGGCTACTACGGCTCAAACGAGGCTATCGGCGTGAAGCCCGAGTGGCAGGACTACGCGTGCCGAGCGTTCGTGGAGCACGGCGGGGCGCAGTTCGCGGCTGACCGCTGATCGCACCCCCGCCTTGGGCGCGGCGCGAAGTGACGGACATGTTCTTCTTCTCACGCGGCGAGCAGGTGGCGCTGGCGGTCCTGCTGGTGGCGCTGGTGGCCGCCGGCGGGGCCATGTGGTGGGTTGGTTCACACGCCAACGCACCCGCCGAGCCGTTCTTCACTGACGCGCCCGCCGCGCGCGCGGGTGAGATGATCACGGTGCATGTGGTGGGCGAGGTCAACCGGCCCGGGCTTTTCAAGATCGCGGCCGGGGCGCGGGCGGATGACATCATCAAGCTCGCCGGGGGCGCCACCCCGCGCGCCGATCTGACGGCGGTCAACCTGGCGGCGGAGGTCGTGGACGGCCAGCAGTTGTACGTGCCGGCCGCCGCGGAATCGGCCGCCGGCGCCGACGCCACCAACAGCCGCGCCCCGCAGCCTGCAGCCGGCCCGAGCAAGGGCGACGCCAGGCCGCGCCGGCCGCGCGCGGGGGCGGCGCCGGCGGCGGTGGGGAAGGTCAACCTCAACCACGCCGGCGCCGAGGAGCTCGATCAACTGCCGGGCATCGGGCCCAAGCGGTTCGCCGACATGAAGGACCGGGTGACGCTGTAGCCGCAACCGGACGACCAAGGGGCAAGGCCCTGGAACCGGAGGTCAACATGCCCACAGCCGCAGCGAATCGTCCCGTGATGCGCACAAGCCCTGGCATTCGTCACGGGCGCGGGCCAATTGCTGCGCGGTCGTTATCCGCATGGCTCGACTTTGTCACCCGTCAAGGCGGACGGCGTGCAGCTTGTCGATCAGGTAGCGGTAGTGCGAGAACGGCATGTCGGGCGATGCGACGTCGTCCAGTGCGGGAATAAAGCCGCCCTCGCGCACCAGCGGCATCAGACGCTCGACCTCACGATCAATGGCGCGCGGCCCGGCGATGACCGCCTCCTTGGCGATGTTGCCGGCCATCCGCAGCTTCCGTCCGAAGCGCTGGCGCAGACCCACGGCATCCATCCCGGCCATGACCTCCATCGGCCAAGTGCAGTTGAACCCCTGATCCATCATCTCCGGCAGCAAGAGGTCAACCCGCCCAGACGTCCACTGGCAGATCAAAGGCACACCGTGATCGCGCAGCATCTCAATGACGGGAGTCTGGTACGGAGACCAGAACTCCCGGTAGCAATTCGGTGAGATCAAGGGGCCGTTTTTGCCGGCGAGGTCTTCGGCGATTACAGCGTAGTCCAGTTTCACGGTTCCCAAGATCGGCCGCACGGTTTCCAGGACGAACTCGCTCCAATAGGAGAACATGTCGTGGATGAGGTCGGGCGCCTCGTAGAAGGCGGAGAGGAAGCGCTCCATGCCCATCGCGTAGAAGCCCAGTCGAAAGAAGAACGGGTAGAGGCACAGGCCAACCGGATCACTGCACGCGTCGAGGCGAGGCGCCACCGCGTCCGCCCAGTCGTCCGGCAACCGTTGGGGAGAGCCGGCTTTGAACCGTTGCCTGTAGTGCTCCCAGTCCATGCGCGACTTCACGGGATGGTCGATATGACCGTAGAACATCAACGGGTTGTCCTTGCGCCGACGAACCGTGGCCCCCATCACAGAGGTCGCACGCTCGTACTCGTCGCTTTCGGAGACCACCTGCTCCTCAAATGCCGGCATAGGGTCAAACAATACAGGAACACGAACCAGCCTCGACATGGCCAGAAAACGCTCGGGGGCACGGTTCGGCGGCAGTCCTTCGCTGCGCCATCGCTCGATTGTTTTCTCCTCAAAGGGTTCCAGCGCAAGCACCGGCAGTTGCTCAACCGGTCCGTAGGCCATCATTCGGCTGAATCGCTCGCGTGGGCTCATTGAGGTCGCTCCTCCAGGCCGGCGGTCGCGAGCACCTGCAGCATGCGGCCCCTCGGTGGGCCCAGCCGGCAAACGCTGCGCAGGTCCTCCGAGAGAATGGCACAGGTGCCAGCGTGAGGTCTTTGCCGCGTGAGGTCCGTGTCCCTGCAACGCTGACGACCGGCGGTTGACGTTGCTAGGTGGGATGCCTGGCGTACCGAACTCCCGATCCCGCTAATGCCTTGATGCCTAGGTGGCTCACAACGCGGCTGTTCTGATCGCAAGGCAGCCTGGGGGCAGATGGCGAGGATCAGCGGCCGCGAGGGGGAGCGGCAGCGCCCATGGAGTCGGCGATCTTGCGCAGCTCCGCGGGGTCAATGTCGCCCACTACGGCGTAGCTCATCTCCCCCCGTCTCCAGGTGACGACCTCGGTGAAGTGCCATCCCTCGCTCGCGAACGGCCCACTGGTGCCGAAAGCGCTGGCCGGGGCCTGGAACAGCGAGATCGAGTTGAGGCCGTCGCCGTAGCGGATGTGGGCGCCGCGGTAGCGGCCCAGATCAATGGTAGTTGTGCCCTCCAGGACATAGCCGGGTGGCACGTGATGCGGATAGCTCGGCTTGAAGCCCGGAGGGCCGGCCGCGGCGAAACCAGGCGCGGCAACCGGCGGCCGCAGCCGCTCCGCCTCGGCCGAGAGATCAGGGTCAACCTCAATCTCGCGGAAGGCGGAGGTGCTGATGCCGTCCTGCTTCCAGTTGAACAGCTCACTGCGGAGCACCAGTCCCGTCGCCTGGTCCACCCACATGCGCTTGCTCGGGTTACCCTCGTGCCTGGGGGTAATCAGCACCACCAGGCACCGGCGGCCGGCCACCACCGAGCCGCCGGTGACCCGCAGCTCGTAGTTCCGCCGCAGCCGCTCCGTGCTTCCGGTCTCGAGCGCGGGCACCGGCTGCCAACCGGCGTTGCGGGGTGAGTGACGCCAGCGCTCGGCGCCGATCTGCAGGATGATGGTGCCGGCCATGGCGGGAGGCGAGATGTACTCGGTGCGCGTCGTCGCCGGCTTGCGGTGGATCACTCGGGTGACGGCATCCACGACCTGCCCGGGGAAGAACATACGAATGGCGCGCACACCGCGGTAGTCGTGGCTGCGTTCGCCCTGCTCGCTGCGCGCCAGCAGCTCATCCCCAGTGGGCGCCGCCTGCGCCGTGATCGCGCTCAC from Armatimonadota bacterium harbors:
- a CDS encoding uroporphyrinogen decarboxylase family protein, giving the protein MSPRERFSRMMAYGPVEQLPVLALEPFEEKTIERWRSEGLPPNRAPERFLAMSRLVRVPVLFDPMPAFEEQVVSESDEYERATSVMGATVRRRKDNPLMFYGHIDHPVKSRMDWEHYRQRFKAGSPQRLPDDWADAVAPRLDACSDPVGLCLYPFFFRLGFYAMGMERFLSAFYEAPDLIHDMFSYWSEFVLETVRPILGTVKLDYAVIAEDLAGKNGPLISPNCYREFWSPYQTPVIEMLRDHGVPLICQWTSGRVDLLLPEMMDQGFNCTWPMEVMAGMDAVGLRQRFGRKLRMAGNIAKEAVIAGPRAIDREVERLMPLVREGGFIPALDDVASPDMPFSHYRYLIDKLHAVRLDG
- a CDS encoding DUF362 domain-containing protein yields the protein MTPSPLEPPPVVALARAERSDDASVMRAVRAAVAGAGNLRDLVPRGARVVLKPNIFAPYPPPTTTDPRVVLAVAELARAAGAGEVIVAEGRSISTARFRSDHNTTRACAEATGMAAALRAAKIPFVALEEDDFVEIEIPGADLLHRARVPRTIVEAEVLINLPVMKVHSLTLVTLAIKNLHGIISDFDKACSHHYRDYHLPRKLVDLLLVKRPVLNLLDGLLAQESDHASAGRPVAMGVIMASTDPVALDAVAGYAMGFDPLEIDTTRIAAERGLGVADLSRLRTTGPPLDSVRRTFARPDLELSPEKFPGLTVCAGDYCRACQYYTRRGLEALVRKDKLSPQQPLTLVIGRGAEPPEDLPGRVVLVGDCALESPSVKRLRNRLVIEGRLRAIYACPPMEFRIRAEELLS
- a CDS encoding uroporphyrinogen decarboxylase family protein, which codes for MESRDVVLRSLAFDGAPRLPMSLPAPYPDHLIRARAAADPDWQPRRTWNLERGGRWEDEWGNVWASLDAHSKGEVVEGALGDWSDLDSYVMPAYDKPGRYEQARQVFAEHPQRYHLGGLPGFPFAIMRYLRRMDIFLADLLLHPEQVRTLANRVVELLVACMDRWARVGADGVMFAEDWGTQDRLLVSPAMWREIFKPDFARLCAAARQRGLHVWMHSCGYIWDIIPDLIECGIAVVQLDQPGLFGVERLATHFGGRVNLWCPVDIQRVLPTGNRGLIESFARQLVEQLGRFGQDRGYAGFIAGYYGSNEAIGVKPEWQDYACRAFVEHGGAQFAADR
- a CDS encoding SLBB domain-containing protein, whose product is MFFFSRGEQVALAVLLVALVAAGGAMWWVGSHANAPAEPFFTDAPAARAGEMITVHVVGEVNRPGLFKIAAGARADDIIKLAGGATPRADLTAVNLAAEVVDGQQLYVPAAAESAAGADATNSRAPQPAAGPSKGDARPRRPRAGAAPAAVGKVNLNHAGAEELDQLPGIGPKRFADMKDRVTL
- a CDS encoding sigma-E factor regulatory protein RseB domain-containing protein, translated to MAQALVAVAALAVSAITAQAAPTGDELLARSEQGERSHDYRGVRAIRMFFPGQVVDAVTRVIHRKPATTRTEYISPPAMAGTIILQIGAERWRHSPRNAGWQPVPALETGSTERLRRNYELRVTGGSVVAGRRCLVVLITPRHEGNPSKRMWVDQATGLVLRSELFNWKQDGISTSAFREIEVDPDLSAEAERLRPPVAAPGFAAAGPPGFKPSYPHHVPPGYVLEGTTTIDLGRYRGAHIRYGDGLNSISLFQAPASAFGTSGPFASEGWHFTEVVTWRRGEMSYAVVGDIDPAELRKIADSMGAAAPPRGR